From a region of the Entelurus aequoreus isolate RoL-2023_Sb linkage group LG27, RoL_Eaeq_v1.1, whole genome shotgun sequence genome:
- the LOC133644112 gene encoding RNA-binding protein 25-like → MKEKGNKQAREWERESKRRRGSKREEKANKGAGEKQKEREQEKEKERERREKKRETNRKESKRKREIEEREQKSKRKKKERERQTKERERASERKKKKEGEKANEREQELDRESESKKKRKRATESERLEERERNSKRKKKKSEKANERERARASERRKKKEGEKANEREQEIDKERESKKKRATESERLEGRERKRKRKKGESKRERESMRKKERGKENK, encoded by the exons ATGAAGGAGAAAGGAAACAAGCAAGCAAGAGAGTgggagagagagagcaagagaagGAGAGGAAGCAAGAGAGAAGAGAAAGCAAACAAGGGAGCGGGAGAGAAACAGAAAGAGAGGGAGcaagagaaagaaaaagaaagagaaaggagagagaaaaagagagagacCAACAGAAA agagagcaagagaaaAAGAGAGATCGAGGAGAGAGAGCAAAAGAGCAAGAgaaaaaagaaagagagagaaaggcAAACGAAAGAGCGGGAGAGAGCAAgcgaaagaaagaaaaagaaagagggTGAGAAAGCAAATGAGAGAGAGCAAGAGTTGGACAGAGAAAGTGAGAGCAAGAAAAAGAGAAAGAGAGCAACAGAAAGTGAGAGATTGGAGGAGAGAGAGCGAAACAGcaagagaaaaaagaaaaaaagtgagaAGGCaaacgagagagagagagcgagagcaagcgaaagaaggaaaaagaaagAGGGTGAGAAAGCAAATGAGAGAGAGCAAGAGATAGACAAAGAAAGAGAGAGCAAGAAAAAGAGAGCAACAGAAAGTGAGAGATTGGAGGGGAGAGAGcgaaagagaaaaagaaaaaagggagAAAGCaaacgagagagagagagcatgcgTAAGAAAGAGAGAGGGAAAGAAAACAAATGA